In Plasmodium falciparum 3D7 genome assembly, chromosome: 5, the following proteins share a genomic window:
- a CDS encoding 50S ribosomal protein L12, apicoplast, putative — MKSVGSKVTKLIGKILCKNEKKNRRRKNNKTKDCSLFFIIKKQSCPLLYIILSILYITYCMECIVCMKLSKNDNCLNRNKYFFLEYKLNNDYYGKKSYVNNIRKHISKKDNVINNHKNFKLKSSKVDEIIESLKNLTLLEASELVKKIELTFSVDTKQNLNASNSSGQENKQNESDGKENEEDEENKVYDLILENIEPNKKIPIIKIVKEIKKDLNLKQAKDLVDNLPQTLFEKVNKETADKWKTKLTEAGGIVKLK; from the coding sequence ATGAAAAGTGTAGGAAGTAAAGTTACTAAATTGATAGGAAAGATATTATGTAAAaacgaaaagaaaaatagaagaagaaaaaataataagacgAAAGattgttcattattttttataataaaaaaacaaagttgtccattgttatatattattttgtccatattatatataacatattgtATGGAATGTATTGTATGTATGAAATTATCGAAGAATGACAATTGCttaaatagaaataaatatttttttcttgaatataaattaaataatgattattatggAAAGAAAAgttatgtaaataatataagaaaacatatttcaaaaaaagataatgttattaataatcacaaaaattttaaattaaaaagttCAAAGGTTGATGAAATTATAGAaagtttaaaaaatttaacttTACTAGAAGCTAGTGAATTAGTCAAAAAAATTGAACTAACATTTTCTGTAGATACAAAACAAAATTTAAATGCATCTAATTCTAGTGGACaagaaaataaacaaaatgaatctgatggaaaagaaaatgaagaagatgaagaaaataaggTATATGATTTAATACTGGAAAATATAGAACCTAACAAAAAAATACCCATCATAAAAATCgttaaagaaataaaaaaagatctTAATTTAAAACAAGCAAAGGATTTAGTTGATAATTTGCCACAAACACTTTTTGAAAAAGTTAACAAAGAAACTGCAGATAAATGGAAAACAAAATTGACAGAAGCAGGGGGTATAGTAAAATTGAAATAA
- a CDS encoding mitochondrial import receptor subunit TOM22, putative produces the protein MGTALSKIITINEENRLVISNKPVFQLAHKDAIRMRNKLRVAKNRINNFLKKSIKTTSWVVWIAGVSVVVLVTPIAFQYEKECQLFEMQAQFFQAQQAANVPQLN, from the coding sequence ATGGGAACAGCACTATCAAAAATTATTAcgataaatgaagaaaatcgTTTGGTAATATCGAACAAGCCAGTTTTTCAATTAGCCCATAAGGATGCCATTCGTATGAGAAATAAATTAAGAGTAGCAAAGAatagaataaataattttcttaaaaaaagtataaaaacAACATCATGGGTTGTATGGATAGCAGGTGTTTCAGTAGTTGTTTTAGTAACACCTATAGCTTTTCAATATGAAAAAGAGTGTCAATTATTTGAAATGCAAGCTCAGTTCTTTCAAGCCCAACAAGCAGCCAATGTTCCACAATTAAACtaa